CGTTTCGGTGATAACGGTGGAACGTTCGTGGAGGAAAGGCCGTTTTCCGGGAGACGAAGACGATCTTGGCCCGCAGCCCGCAGCCCGCAGCCCGCAGCCCGCAGCCCGCAGCCGGCAGCCGGCAGCCGGCAGCCGGCAGCCGGCAGCCGGGAGTCGGGAGTCGGGGCCGGGGGCTGGCGGGGCGCAGGCGGGGTGCCCGTCGACCGTGGGCGGGACGTCCGCCGGGCGTCGTCCGGACGCTCCGGCGGGCCGGGTGTCACCGGCGGATCGGGCCGACGCCGGTAAGCTGGCCCGCCGTGAGCACAACCGGAAACCCGCCGCTGACGGTGGCCGACGTGGTGACCGCCCTGGAGCGGCGCTACCCGCCGTCCTGGGCCGAACAGTGGGACCGGGTGGGGCTGGTGCTCGGCGAGCCGACCGCCGAGGTCCGCCGGGTGGCCTGCGTGGTGGACGTGGTCCCGGAGACCGTCGCCGAGGCGCTCGCCGTCGGGGCCGACCTGATCGTCGCGCACCATCCGCTGCTGCTGCGGGGGGTCTCCTCGGTCGCGCCCACCACGTTCAAGGGGCGGATCGTGCACCAGCTCATCAAACGCGACGTCGCTCTGTACGTGGCGCACACCAACGCCGACGTGGCCCACCCGGGCGTCTCCGACGCGCTCGCCGCCCGGCTGGGCCTGACCGACCTGCGCCCGTTGCAGCCGGCCGCCCCGGGCAGCCCCGCGCACGGTGGCGGGCGGGGCATCGGCCGGATCGGCGAGCTGCCCGAGCCGACGACCCTGGCCGGGCTGACCCGGCACGTCGCCGCCGTGCTCCCGCCGACCGTCTGGGGGGTACGCGCGGCCGGCGACCCGGCCCGCGTCGTGCGCACCGTCGCGGTCACCGGCGGCTCCGGTGACGGTTTCCTCGCCGCCGCGACCGCCGCCGGAGTGGACGCCTACCTCACCGCCGACCTGCGTCACCATTCGGCCGGCGAGCACCTCGCCGAGGGCGGGCCGGCGCTGCTGGACGCCGCGCACTGGGCCACCGAACGCCCCTGGCTGGACGACCTGGCCGAGCACCTGCGGGCCACCCTGGGCGTCGAGACGCACGTCTCCGACCTGGACACCGACCCGTGGACCGGGCACGCCGCCAGCCCCACCCCGCCACGGCCCGGCGACGGGTCCGCCCGGCGCCCCGCCCCGCACTCCGCCCCCGCCCCGCACTCCGCCCCGGACGACGACAAGCCGTGGACGACGACCAAGCCGTGGACGACGACTAAGGAGCCCCGACGTGAAGGCTGAACCGGCAGTGCAGCGCCGCCTGCTCGACCTCCAGGCCATCGACACCGCCCTGGCCCAGCTCGCCCACCGTCGTCGTACCCTGCCGGAACACGCCGAGCTGGACGCGCTGGCCCGGGAGTTGTCCGCGTTGGAGGACCAGCGGGTCCGGGCCCAGGTGGCGGTGGACGACCTGGACCGGGACATCGCCCGCCTGGAGAAGGACGTCGACCAGGTCCGCGCCCGTAAGACCCGTAACGAGGACCGGCTGGCCGCCGGCAGCGGCCCGGCCCGCGAGCTGGAGGCGCTCCAGCACGAGCTGGCCTCGTTGCAGCGGCGGCAGAGCGACCTGGAGGACGCCGAGCTGGAGCTGATGGAGCAGCGGGAGGGCGCGCAGTCCGTACTCGACGGGATCGAGCAGCGGCTGACCGAGGCGCGCGACCGGCGCGCGGAGACCGAGCAGCGGCGCGACGGCACCCTCGCCGAGATCGCCAAGGAGGAGGAGTTCAAGCGCTCCGCCCGGCAGCCGCTCGCCGCCGACCTCCCCACCGACCTGGTCGTCCTCTACGACAAGATCCGTGAGTCCACCGGGCTGGGCGCGGCGCTGCTGCGCGGCGGACGCTGCGGCGGCTGCCGGCTCGACCTGTCCGGGGCCGACCGGGCCCGGATCGCCAAGGCCGCGCCGGACGAGGTGGTGCGCTGCGAGGACTGCCGCCGGATCATGGTCCGCACGAACGAATCCGGCCTGTGAGCCTGGCCAGCGTCGTCGTCGAGGCCGACGGGGGCTCCCGGGGCAACCCGGGCCCGGCCGGCTACGGCGCGGTGGTCCGGGAAGCCGACACCGGTGAGGTGCTGCTCGAACGCGCCGAGGCGATCGGCACCGCCACCAACAACGTCGCCGAGTACCGGGGGCTGATCGCCGGGCTCGCCGCCGCCGCCGAGCTGGGCGCGTCCCGGGTCGAGGCGAAGATGGACTCCAAGCTGGTCGTCGAGCAGATGTGCGGCCGGTGGCAGATCAAGAACCCGGGGCTGCGTCCGCTGGCCGCCGAGGCCGCCGCGCTGGTCCGCCGGTTCGACGCGGTGACCTTCACCTGGATTCCCCGGGAACGCAACCGGCACGCCGACGCGCTGGCCAACGCGGCGATGGACGCCGCCGCCGGCCGTACCCCGAAACGGTCGGTCGTCGAGCCGCCGCGGATCGTGGAGCCGCCGCGCGAGCTGGCCGCCCCCGACTCGCCGGCCCGCGCCGCCGCCCGGGAGGCCGCCGCCCGCGCCACCGCCGGCCGGACCGCCACCAGCGCCGACCCGGCCGCCGCGCCCACCGGCCCGGCCCCGGTCGCCGCGCCGACCGCGCCCGGTCCGACCGACGCCGCGCCGACCGCGCCGGGTCCGGCGGCGACCGGCGCCGACCCGACGACCGGGTCGGCCTCCTGGGAGCCGCGCGCCGCCGCCGAGGCGACCCGGCTGATCCTGGTCCGGCACGGCCAGACCGAGTGGACCGCGCAGCGCCGCTACTCCGGCCGGGGCGACGTGCCGCTGTCGCCGCGCGGCCGGGAGCAGGCGCGGGCCACCGCCGCGCGGGTGGCCGCCCTCGCCCCGGCCGTCGCGGCCGTGGTCAGCTCACCGCTGTCCCGGTGTACGGCCACCGCCCGGCCGATCGCCGCCGCGCTCGGCGGCGTCCCGCTGCGTACCTCCGACGACCTGGTCGAATGTGACTTCGGGGCCTGGGAGGGGCGCACCTTCGCCGAGGTACGCCAGGAGTGGCCGGGCGAGCTGGACGCCTGGCTGGCCTCCCCGGCGGTGGCCCCGCCGGACGGGGAGTCGTTCGTCGACGTGGCCGCCCGGGTCGGCCGGGCCCGGGACGCGCTGCTGGCCGGGCACCCCGGGCAGACCGTGGTGGTGGTCTCGCACGTCTCCCCGATCAAGCTGCTGCTGCGGGACGCGCTGGCCGCCGGGGACGCCTTCCTGCACCGCCTCTACCTGGACCCGGCCGGCATCTGCGTGCTGGACGTCTGGCCGGACGGCGGGGTGGCCGTCCGCTCCGTCAACGACACCGCCCACCTGACGTAGCCGTGCCCCCGCCCGCGCCGGGTGACGCCGCTCGGCGCAGGCGGGACGCCGCTGAGCGCAGAGATCCACAATGGTGGGTGACGCCGGTCACCGCGTCGATAACCTCCGGGCTGTTGCTGTCCGTCACGACCTTCCGGAGGTGGGCGCATGGCCGGGACCGGACCGGAGCCGCCGACCACGACGCGTTCCCGGGGCAGGGACCACAGCCCCTGGAACTGGCTGCTCCTCGTGCCGATCGTGGTGCCGTTGATCCCGGCGCTGTTCAACAGTGACGCGCCCCGGATCCTCGGCTTCCCGCGCTTCTACTGGCTTCAGCTGGCGTACATCCTGCTGGGCGTCGGCACCACGACGCTCGTCTACCAAATGACCAAGCGGCGGGGTGGTCGCTGATGTGGCGGGACAACCTCACCGAGATCGTCATCTTCACCGTGCTGTTCCTGCTGGTCAGCGCGATGGGTTTCGTCGCCGCCCGGTGGCGGGCCCCGAAGGACATGGCCCACCTGGACGAGTGGGGGCTGGGCGGGCGCAGCTTCGGCGGCTGGATCACCTGGTTCCTGATCGGCGGGGACCTCTACACCGCGTACACGTTCGTGGCGGTG
The sequence above is a segment of the Micromonospora sp. WMMD882 genome. Coding sequences within it:
- a CDS encoding DUF3311 domain-containing protein; this translates as MAGTGPEPPTTTRSRGRDHSPWNWLLLVPIVVPLIPALFNSDAPRILGFPRFYWLQLAYILLGVGTTTLVYQMTKRRGGR
- a CDS encoding C4-type zinc ribbon domain-containing protein, which encodes MKAEPAVQRRLLDLQAIDTALAQLAHRRRTLPEHAELDALARELSALEDQRVRAQVAVDDLDRDIARLEKDVDQVRARKTRNEDRLAAGSGPARELEALQHELASLQRRQSDLEDAELELMEQREGAQSVLDGIEQRLTEARDRRAETEQRRDGTLAEIAKEEEFKRSARQPLAADLPTDLVVLYDKIRESTGLGAALLRGGRCGGCRLDLSGADRARIAKAAPDEVVRCEDCRRIMVRTNESGL
- a CDS encoding bifunctional RNase H/acid phosphatase, coding for MSLASVVVEADGGSRGNPGPAGYGAVVREADTGEVLLERAEAIGTATNNVAEYRGLIAGLAAAAELGASRVEAKMDSKLVVEQMCGRWQIKNPGLRPLAAEAAALVRRFDAVTFTWIPRERNRHADALANAAMDAAAGRTPKRSVVEPPRIVEPPRELAAPDSPARAAAREAAARATAGRTATSADPAAAPTGPAPVAAPTAPGPTDAAPTAPGPAATGADPTTGSASWEPRAAAEATRLILVRHGQTEWTAQRRYSGRGDVPLSPRGREQARATAARVAALAPAVAAVVSSPLSRCTATARPIAAALGGVPLRTSDDLVECDFGAWEGRTFAEVRQEWPGELDAWLASPAVAPPDGESFVDVAARVGRARDALLAGHPGQTVVVVSHVSPIKLLLRDALAAGDAFLHRLYLDPAGICVLDVWPDGGVAVRSVNDTAHLT
- a CDS encoding Nif3-like dinuclear metal center hexameric protein encodes the protein MSTTGNPPLTVADVVTALERRYPPSWAEQWDRVGLVLGEPTAEVRRVACVVDVVPETVAEALAVGADLIVAHHPLLLRGVSSVAPTTFKGRIVHQLIKRDVALYVAHTNADVAHPGVSDALAARLGLTDLRPLQPAAPGSPAHGGGRGIGRIGELPEPTTLAGLTRHVAAVLPPTVWGVRAAGDPARVVRTVAVTGGSGDGFLAAATAAGVDAYLTADLRHHSAGEHLAEGGPALLDAAHWATERPWLDDLAEHLRATLGVETHVSDLDTDPWTGHAASPTPPRPGDGSARRPAPHSAPAPHSAPDDDKPWTTTKPWTTTKEPRREG